The following coding sequences are from one Candidatus Borkfalkia ceftriaxoniphila window:
- a CDS encoding ABC transporter ATP-binding protein, whose translation MRKKSNSEMKRLIAYIFGHNKREMPLVIVCLFFAAVASSASGVFLFLIIENVITPAISDGFSSVSSVLNALIAAMVVVYGVGVSASWIYARIMAKVGQRTLNRLRKDMFARMETLPISYFDRNKHGDIMSHYTNDIDAIRQFISQSMVQIINTAFTLFILTIAMLCISVWLTFAVYFCAAAMLLVIKKIGGKSAESFVGQQQSTAKLEGFIEEIMNGEKVVKVFTHERETIADFKRLNGRVKEDSGRANEYGNIVMPALSGIGNYMYVLLAILGGVILLIPGAKNLTLTGMSAMSAAVVVSFLSMSRQFGQSVAQVSQQTSMCAMAFAGAGRVFTLIDETPETDEGYVTLVNAKFSADGALEECREKTGMWAWKHPHGDGTVTLTELKGNIVLDHVDFRYDESHTVLRDVCITAKAGEKIAFVGATGAGKTTITNLINRFYDIADGKIRYDGININKIGKADLRRSLTVVLQDTNLFTGTVMENIRYGRLDATDEEIYAAAKTANAYDFIMKLPDGFKTMLSSDGANLSQGQRQLISIARAAVADTPVLILDEATSSIDTRTEKIVQAGTDRLMEGRTVFVIAHRLSTICSSDKIIVLDGGKVVEEGSHEELLSKKGQYYQLYTGAFELE comes from the coding sequence ATGCGTAAAAAATCGAATTCGGAAATGAAGAGACTGATCGCGTACATATTCGGGCACAATAAACGGGAAATGCCGCTCGTCATCGTCTGCTTGTTTTTTGCCGCGGTTGCGTCGTCCGCATCGGGAGTATTTCTTTTTCTTATCATCGAAAACGTGATTACGCCCGCGATATCAGATGGTTTTTCTTCGGTTTCGTCCGTACTGAACGCGCTGATCGCAGCAATGGTCGTCGTGTACGGCGTCGGTGTTTCAGCCTCCTGGATATACGCGCGGATCATGGCGAAAGTGGGGCAGCGAACGCTCAACAGATTGCGGAAGGATATGTTCGCCCGAATGGAAACGCTTCCGATTTCGTATTTCGACCGAAACAAGCACGGCGACATTATGTCCCACTATACAAACGATATCGACGCGATAAGGCAGTTTATCTCGCAGAGTATGGTGCAGATCATTAACACTGCTTTTACGCTGTTCATACTTACGATCGCAATGCTCTGTATTTCGGTGTGGCTGACGTTCGCGGTATATTTTTGCGCGGCGGCAATGCTCTTGGTCATCAAAAAGATCGGCGGAAAATCGGCGGAAAGTTTCGTCGGACAGCAGCAGAGTACGGCGAAACTCGAAGGTTTTATCGAAGAGATCATGAACGGTGAAAAAGTCGTAAAGGTATTTACGCACGAGAGGGAAACGATCGCGGATTTCAAACGGCTGAACGGCAGGGTGAAAGAGGATTCGGGCAGGGCGAACGAATACGGAAACATCGTCATGCCCGCGCTGAGCGGGATCGGGAATTATATGTATGTGCTTCTGGCGATCCTCGGAGGCGTGATATTGCTGATACCGGGTGCGAAGAACCTTACCTTGACGGGTATGTCGGCGATGTCGGCGGCGGTCGTAGTGTCTTTTCTTTCCATGTCGCGGCAGTTCGGACAGTCCGTGGCGCAGGTATCACAGCAGACTTCCATGTGCGCAATGGCGTTTGCGGGTGCGGGTCGCGTATTTACGCTGATCGATGAAACGCCGGAAACCGACGAGGGATACGTAACGCTCGTGAATGCCAAATTTTCCGCAGACGGCGCGCTCGAAGAATGCCGAGAAAAGACGGGAATGTGGGCATGGAAACATCCGCACGGCGACGGTACCGTTACGCTGACGGAACTCAAAGGCAATATAGTGCTCGATCACGTTGATTTTCGGTATGACGAATCGCATACGGTACTGCGGGACGTCTGCATCACGGCGAAAGCAGGCGAGAAAATTGCGTTTGTCGGTGCGACGGGCGCAGGGAAAACTACGATTACGAATCTTATCAACCGATTTTACGATATAGCGGACGGCAAAATACGGTATGACGGCATCAATATCAATAAGATCGGAAAAGCGGATTTGCGCAGATCGCTGACCGTCGTACTGCAGGATACCAACCTGTTTACGGGCACGGTGATGGAGAACATACGATACGGCCGACTTGACGCGACGGACGAAGAAATTTACGCGGCGGCCAAGACGGCGAACGCCTACGATTTTATCATGAAATTGCCCGACGGATTTAAAACGATGTTGTCGTCGGACGGCGCGAACCTGTCGCAGGGACAACGGCAACTGATATCCATTGCGCGCGCGGCGGTCGCCGATACGCCCGTTCTGATACTCGACGAGGCGACGTCGTCCATCGACACGCGCACGGAAAAGATCGTACAGGCGGGGACGGACAGGCTGATGGAAGGAAGAACGGTATTTGTCATCGCACACCGCCTTTCGACAATCTGTTCCAGCGATAAGATCATTGTACTCGATGGCGGTAAGGTCGTCGAGGAAGGCTCGCACGAAGAATTGCTTTCGAAAAAAGGTCAGTATTATCAACTCTACACCGGAGCCTTTGAATTGGAATAA